From a single Collimonas pratensis genomic region:
- a CDS encoding Crp/Fnr family transcriptional regulator codes for MTSLRIAGLYGHNPLQNHILASLPGEDFKRLQPHLEFVAMPFGMTVCEADSPIRHIYFVTSCIVSLLHDMKDGSSAETAVIGNEGVLGITLFMGGGKSLNRATVKSAGYGFRLKASILLEEFARGGALQQQLLRYTQALITQMSQTAVCNRHHSVPQQLCRSLLLTLDRLPDNEISVTQSAIAAMLGVRRESVAEAAGKLQEEGLIQYARGHLTVLDRDGLEARACECYHDLKHECHAMPVEKKAS; via the coding sequence ATGACTTCGCTCCGCATTGCCGGCCTGTACGGCCACAACCCACTGCAAAACCACATCCTTGCATCCCTGCCAGGCGAAGACTTCAAGCGCCTGCAGCCGCATCTCGAATTTGTCGCCATGCCTTTCGGCATGACCGTCTGTGAAGCGGACAGCCCGATCCGGCATATCTATTTCGTCACCAGCTGCATCGTTTCTTTATTGCACGACATGAAGGACGGCAGCTCCGCAGAAACCGCGGTCATCGGTAACGAGGGTGTGCTAGGCATCACCTTGTTCATGGGCGGCGGCAAGAGCCTGAACCGGGCGACGGTCAAGAGCGCCGGCTACGGCTTCCGCCTCAAGGCCAGCATCCTGCTGGAAGAATTTGCCCGCGGCGGCGCCCTGCAGCAACAGCTGCTGCGCTATACCCAGGCCTTGATTACGCAGATGTCGCAAACCGCCGTCTGCAACCGCCATCACAGCGTGCCGCAGCAACTGTGCCGCAGCCTGCTGCTGACGCTGGATCGCCTGCCGGACAATGAAATCAGCGTGACCCAGAGCGCGATTGCCGCCATGCTTGGGGTGCGCCGCGAATCGGTGGCGGAAGCCGCCGGCAAGCTGCAGGAAGAAGGATTGATCCAGTATGCGCGCGGACACCTGACGGTGCTAGACCGCGACGGCCTGGAAGCCAGGGCCTGCGAGTGCTATCACGATCTCAAGCATGAATGCCATGCGATGCCGGTGGAGAAAAAAGCGTCGTGA
- a CDS encoding AzlD domain-containing protein → MMYTLMIVGMALITVFIKAAIFMLGERAAFPVWLKEALAFVPVTVLTAIIVPMVLAPHGQGIELSWRNPQLIAACAAVLVCAATRRQLLTIMVGLAVFFAWQFGVLGK, encoded by the coding sequence ATGATGTACACATTGATGATCGTCGGCATGGCGCTGATCACGGTCTTTATCAAGGCGGCGATTTTCATGCTGGGCGAGCGCGCTGCTTTTCCGGTCTGGTTGAAAGAGGCACTGGCCTTTGTGCCGGTCACCGTGCTGACGGCGATCATCGTACCGATGGTGCTGGCGCCGCACGGCCAGGGCATCGAGCTGAGCTGGCGCAATCCGCAGCTGATTGCAGCCTGCGCGGCAGTGCTGGTGTGCGCCGCCACGCGCCGCCAGCTGCTGACGATCATGGTCGGGCTGGCGGTGTTCTTTGCCTGGCAGTTTGGCGTGCTGGGAAAGTAA
- a CDS encoding LysR family transcriptional regulator, giving the protein MSDRLHGISAFVEAVEAGSFAVAAQRMRLTRSAVGKSIARLEQRLGVRLFQRTTRSQSLTEDGQAYYERCVRALAELDAGVSALDSGKSEAIGRLRVSVPVLFGRHCVAPVLLALARQHPRMTIEMSFSDQVVDLVEEKFDLAIRSGSLPDSTTLVARRLATQDMAICAAPSYLTKYGTPADIAGMSTHVGIAYGRAGRLEPWRVRDSSGEVHKPQVDIRLVFDDLQAIADAAVAGAGLAWLPCWLMSKHSRAGELTLVMDSESVLPTEIYLVWPQSRYLPTKTRVAIDALVAEIPGMVGKLQKPPVTTIAA; this is encoded by the coding sequence ATGAGTGATCGCTTGCATGGCATCAGCGCTTTCGTGGAGGCCGTCGAAGCCGGCAGTTTTGCGGTGGCGGCGCAGCGCATGCGGCTGACCCGTTCGGCCGTGGGGAAAAGCATTGCCCGGCTTGAGCAGCGCTTGGGCGTGCGCCTGTTCCAACGCACCACGCGCAGCCAGAGCCTGACCGAAGACGGCCAGGCTTATTACGAACGCTGCGTGCGCGCGCTGGCCGAACTGGATGCCGGCGTCTCGGCGCTCGACAGCGGCAAGAGCGAAGCCATTGGCCGGCTGCGCGTCAGCGTGCCGGTGCTGTTTGGCCGCCATTGCGTGGCGCCGGTATTGCTGGCGCTGGCGCGTCAGCATCCACGCATGACGATTGAAATGTCCTTCAGCGATCAGGTGGTAGATCTGGTCGAAGAGAAATTCGATCTGGCGATCCGCAGCGGTAGCCTGCCCGACAGCACAACCCTGGTGGCGCGGCGCCTGGCGACGCAGGACATGGCCATCTGCGCGGCGCCATCCTACCTGACCAAGTACGGCACCCCGGCCGACATTGCCGGGATGAGCACACATGTCGGCATCGCCTATGGCCGCGCGGGCCGGCTGGAACCTTGGCGCGTACGCGACAGCAGCGGCGAGGTGCACAAGCCGCAGGTGGATATCCGCCTGGTGTTCGATGATTTGCAGGCCATCGCCGATGCTGCCGTAGCGGGCGCCGGCCTGGCCTGGCTACCGTGCTGGCTGATGTCGAAGCACTCGCGCGCCGGCGAGCTGACCCTGGTGATGGATAGCGAGAGCGTGCTGCCTACCGAAATTTACCTGGTCTGGCCGCAGTCACGCTATCTGCCGACCAAAACCAGGGTTGCCATCGACGCGCTGGTAGCCGAGATTCCCGGCATGGTGGGGAAACTGCAGAAGCCGCCGGTGACTACCATCGCAGCTTGA
- a CDS encoding zinc-dependent alcohol dehydrogenase family protein: protein MQAYQIQSGQKIAGLERVQRQSVPLAAHEVRVRVHAVSLNYRDLMIANGSYLSTGDGPVIPASDGAGEVIEVGAGVTRLRLGDRVAASFFPDWINDAPTPQVTSRALGAVTNGMLAEEVVLHEQAWVTIPAHMDYVEASTLPCAGVTAWNSLFVEGGLRAGDSVLLLGTGGVSVWALQIAKAAGLRAIITSSSDEKLERARALGASAAINYNSTPEWQDEVLRLTAGRGVDLVLEVGGQGTLSRSIRSARMGGTIAVIGGVSGFGGELDAFALIGGAKRLSGIFVGSRSMLEDLSRFTELTALRPVVDRVFPFAQAREAYAHLERAGHFGKVVIEVAS from the coding sequence ATGCAAGCTTATCAAATTCAATCAGGACAAAAGATCGCAGGACTGGAGCGGGTCCAGCGTCAAAGTGTGCCGCTTGCCGCGCATGAGGTCAGGGTGCGGGTGCATGCGGTGTCGCTCAACTATCGCGATCTGATGATCGCCAATGGCAGCTACCTGAGTACCGGGGACGGTCCGGTCATTCCGGCTTCTGACGGCGCTGGCGAAGTGATCGAGGTGGGCGCCGGCGTAACCCGCCTGCGCCTCGGCGATCGTGTCGCCGCCTCTTTTTTCCCGGACTGGATCAATGATGCGCCGACGCCGCAGGTTACCAGCCGGGCGCTGGGTGCCGTCACCAACGGCATGCTGGCCGAAGAAGTGGTGCTGCACGAGCAGGCCTGGGTGACGATTCCGGCGCATATGGATTATGTGGAAGCTTCCACGCTGCCATGCGCCGGCGTGACAGCATGGAACAGCTTGTTTGTCGAAGGCGGCTTGCGCGCGGGCGACAGCGTGCTGCTGCTGGGCACCGGCGGCGTTTCCGTCTGGGCTCTGCAAATTGCCAAAGCGGCCGGCCTGCGCGCCATCATTACTTCTTCCAGTGATGAAAAACTGGAACGCGCCCGCGCGCTAGGCGCCAGCGCCGCTATCAACTACAACAGCACGCCTGAGTGGCAGGATGAGGTTCTGCGCCTGACGGCTGGCCGCGGCGTCGACCTGGTGCTGGAAGTCGGCGGCCAAGGGACGCTGTCGCGCTCCATCCGCAGCGCCAGGATGGGTGGCACGATTGCCGTCATCGGTGGCGTCAGCGGCTTCGGCGGCGAGCTCGATGCCTTTGCGCTGATCGGCGGCGCCAAGCGCTTGTCTGGCATATTTGTGGGAAGCCGCAGCATGCTGGAAGACCTGAGCCGCTTCACCGAACTGACGGCGCTGCGGCCGGTGGTGGATCGCGTATTTCCCTTCGCGCAGGCGCGTGAAGCTTATGCGCACCTGGAGCGGGCCGGCCATTTTGGCAAGGTAGTGATTGAAGTCGCCAGCTAA
- a CDS encoding metallophosphoesterase — translation MKISLLSDLHLSVHPMAPPQTGADVVVLAGDIWRPAEAIAWARQFTVPTLFVAGNHEFYGRDLDGTVAELRIAAEGSNLHVLHKQSIILDGVRFLGCTLWTDFRFFSNEEQRQLGLQQAVELVRDFSRIRVASDSPELFTPAHSQRLFDDSVAWLEQQFAQPHDGPTVVISHHAPSPRSVHTRFAGSPLNACFVSDLEQRILQWQPTLWLHGHLHDSFDYRIGATRVVCNPRGYARAGKQENQLFDPDLLITI, via the coding sequence ATGAAAATTTCATTGCTGTCAGACCTGCATTTATCGGTTCACCCCATGGCGCCGCCGCAGACCGGCGCCGACGTGGTGGTGCTGGCCGGCGATATCTGGCGGCCGGCGGAAGCGATCGCGTGGGCCAGGCAATTCACCGTGCCGACACTTTTTGTAGCCGGCAACCATGAATTCTACGGACGCGACCTGGACGGCACCGTCGCCGAGCTGCGGATTGCAGCTGAAGGCAGCAACCTGCATGTGCTGCACAAACAGAGCATCATATTGGACGGCGTACGGTTTCTGGGCTGTACGCTCTGGACCGATTTCAGATTCTTCAGCAATGAAGAACAACGCCAGCTTGGCCTGCAACAGGCCGTGGAACTGGTCAGGGATTTTTCGCGGATACGCGTGGCATCCGATTCCCCTGAGTTGTTCACGCCGGCACACTCGCAACGTCTGTTCGACGACAGCGTGGCCTGGCTGGAACAGCAATTTGCGCAGCCGCACGACGGCCCCACTGTCGTGATCAGCCACCACGCGCCCAGCCCGCGCAGCGTGCATACGCGCTTTGCCGGCTCGCCGCTGAACGCCTGCTTCGTCTCCGATCTGGAACAGCGCATCCTGCAATGGCAGCCCACCCTCTGGCTGCACGGCCATCTGCACGACAGCTTCGACTATCGCATCGGCGCCACGCGCGTGGTCTGCAATCCGCGCGGCTATGCGCGCGCCGGCAAGCAGGAAAACCAGCTGTTTGATCCTGATCTACTGATCACGATCTAA
- a CDS encoding LysR family transcriptional regulator — protein sequence MSITLRHIEVFRAVMTAGSVTGAASLLRTSQPTVSRELARFESLVQMALFERVRGRLQATTQALALYEEVRRSYVGLERIVSMAGSIRQFEHGQLSVICLPTFAQTLLPAACRRFLDDYPTVGLSITPQESPLLEESLSSQRHDIGITETLAVPTATTQSLLFSGDMVCVLPDGHPLLSKQKLTPGDFAGERFVNLSVFDSYRQQLDEIFVQHETERLMAIETASAASVCAMVRQGLGVAIVNPLTAMDEAGQGLHLRRFSLSVPFHVSLVRPQHRPASMLADAFASVLHKHCLLLAAALKTALRK from the coding sequence ATGTCTATCACTCTCAGGCACATTGAAGTATTCCGGGCGGTCATGACAGCCGGCAGCGTTACCGGCGCTGCGTCCTTGCTGCGCACTTCGCAACCGACCGTGAGCCGCGAGCTGGCACGCTTTGAATCGCTGGTGCAGATGGCCTTGTTCGAGCGCGTGCGCGGCCGCCTGCAAGCCACCACGCAGGCTTTGGCGCTGTACGAAGAAGTGCGACGTTCTTATGTCGGACTGGAGCGCATCGTCAGCATGGCCGGCTCGATACGGCAGTTCGAGCATGGCCAGCTGTCCGTGATCTGCCTGCCGACTTTTGCGCAGACGCTGCTGCCGGCCGCATGCCGCCGTTTTCTCGACGATTATCCGACCGTAGGCCTGAGCATCACGCCGCAGGAATCGCCTTTGCTGGAAGAATCGCTAAGCTCCCAGCGCCACGACATCGGCATCACGGAGACGCTTGCCGTGCCGACGGCCACGACACAATCTCTCTTGTTTTCAGGAGACATGGTGTGCGTGCTGCCGGACGGCCATCCCTTGCTGTCGAAGCAAAAGCTGACGCCTGGTGACTTTGCCGGCGAGCGCTTCGTCAACCTGTCGGTGTTCGACAGTTACCGGCAGCAGCTGGATGAAATTTTTGTGCAGCATGAGACAGAACGCCTGATGGCAATCGAAACCGCCAGCGCGGCATCGGTCTGCGCCATGGTACGGCAAGGCCTCGGGGTCGCCATCGTCAACCCTCTGACCGCCATGGATGAAGCCGGCCAGGGCCTGCATTTGCGCCGCTTCTCGCTATCGGTACCGTTCCATGTCAGCCTGGTGCGGCCGCAGCATCGGCCGGCATCGATGCTGGCGGATGCTTTTGCCAGCGTCTTGCACAAGCACTGCCTGTTGCTGGCCGCAGCACTCAAGACGGCGCTGCGGAAGTAA